The sequence caaaatatattcgATTATTGATGGAAATAGAGATGCAATTAAGAAGATGGAAAAGCTTATAATAATCTTGGTGACCCAGATGACAGTGGACTCAGATTTGCAGATACATCAGGGAGGATCGCCGAGGATAAAACGGAGAGAAACGACGTACGTTGAGCAAATTTTTTGGTGACCACAACATCCGTAGGCAACCCATTTGATATTCGTAGGTAAATTTTTCGGCACATCTATCATCCGTTGTTTAATTTGGGATTGGAATTGAGAAAGTTATTTTGAAGCTAGAGAAGATAGAGGTCTAGTGGGGAAGAAGAGTTATTTAGTTAagggtgtttttttttgtctgtcaTGAATAAGTTGTTTAGTTAAGGGATGTCAATGTCTTTACACAGCAAAAAAGTGTGTAGCAAGTCCAATGTGACCTTTAGTGTAATTAGAAACTGGAAAAGTGTCTGAGAGAGtaaatatttcctttttttaacaACTCTTTTCACATTAAACCAAAAAGTGAAATAAATGAAGTGTGAGCTTAGATTTATTTtccaaagaaaagaaaaagcagAAGAGACAAAACAGCTACACGTTGGCAGTATCTAAGGAGAAAAGATCCCACGTTTATTAATACAAATCTTGTAATGAAATGACGAACTTGAAATTTCGTAATCGTAACAAATCGGAGTAAATAATACTTATATGATAAAGAATACAATCTTGTGAACTAATcgtttattaataaaaatcttGTAATGAAATGATGAACTTGAAATTTCGTAATCGTAACAAATAGGAGTAAACAATAATATGATAAAGAATACAATCTTGTGAACTAATAGTTTATTCATTCCCGGTGCGGCCAAAGGCGGATCAGACTACGTTGACGGGTTTCCTAAGGAACATGAGCGAAGAAGGTGGCGCGTCTCCAAGCCACGCGCCGACGTAAAGGCGCTCGTAGTAGTGAACACAGTAAAGGGAGAGTGAGAGCTGGAGCTGGTCTCGGCTCCAAATGATCTTGGGGAGTCGTGCGAGGACCGGACGGATGCAGAGGAAGTAGAGACATCGGTAGCCACCGAGAGCAGACACAACTGAGCGAAGTGAAAGCGAAGGGCGTGGTGACACTTGTCGGAAACAAAGCTCTTCCCATATTGAGTCGTTGCGAGCCACGGCTGACCAAAGACGGCACACGCAAGCGGCTGAGCAGAGAGAAGGGCCGTCTAGTCGCCGGAGGATTTCAACAAGAACGTCGTGGTGGTCGTTGATGGAGAACGTGGGAACAAGATTCACTCGTTGTCTCTTGTTGTTACTTTTCTCGACCATACCGATTCGTTTCTCCGACATGGtattagaaagagagagagagaggtttgtGTTGAAAGAGAGAAGGTTGATACAGCTGTTGAAAGCACACGGGCGCATATAAATATGTAGAAAATATTGTGTGTGAGTGAGAAGCAGAGGGGGGGAGTGATGTTTATATTCAATctgtaaaagaataaaaattaatGTTGGTTGGGTGGTTCTTGTTGCTTTTAAAACCTTAGTCTATATCATTACTTGttgtctttttgttttaaaagctACTGGTATAACATAAAACTGTTTGTTTCTTTGCTTTGCTAATCCTACATATCTTTTATCATAGCATATGACCAATGGAATTACCTAACACCGATACAAAactacatatgtatatatatgcaattATTGATCGAAATTTGATAGTAATACATGTATATTAATTCACATGACTAGTAAGAGTGAAtcgattatatgaatgataggTTGATTTGAAGTTTTTTAATAGAGTTTGATATGTATCGCTCTGAAATCTACTAATAAGACTTATTTGTGGGcgtatattattttcttagtgATTTGAAGTCTATATAATTGGCTAATATATTAGTGATCAGTGATTGGGTTTTAAAAGTAAGCTAGAGGGTGGGCTGGAAACTTCAAACCTAATCAAGATGAGTCAGAGTTGGTAATTAATCTTGTGGCGTACTCACTGTAATGTGTAAATTTGAACTATATTATTGTGGATACGATATTACGACATGTGACTTTCTGAAAATAAAACCTACTTGTTGGGTAACGTAGAAAGTCGAAGGACTTGGAACGGGGACTTTGTTTCCTCCACGCTTAAGGTAGATCGTGCGTGCGACTTCTTAGATTTCTGAACATTATTGCTAGTCAAACCTCTCGCTGActatttttaactaattaattacACCTAGCATAATGGAAGGAAATCTTTGTACAtggagaatatttttttttcctctttcaTTTGTCTCGTGTAGCAAAATCTATACACATTTACATTGGTAAAAAAAAGTACCATGACCATGTGGTTTCTTTTGGATTATGACATGTCTAAGAGAAAACAACATTCATTCAGTCATTTTTTGAAACAGATAGTACCAACTTACTCAAGATGACTAAGAATATGAAGATTAGCCCAATTTTGAAAATAGACTTGGATGAACTCACCTAAATTAGGAATGATTTTTTAGATTCTCAACTTATGTAAATCTCTTGTTCCTTTAATATCTATACCGACTCTCTTTCCAAACGGACACATGTACAAGATTCATTATTCTTTCACATAAATCAAACCAGTTGAGACTACCGGATCAGCTATGAATCAATAATAACAGGCAAACTTAACTTAGTTTGTATGGttctgttgacaaaaaaaaaaggattgatTTACTATATTACGCACAAATATTTTCTGATTTCTTAATCTCTGAAACACAAGATTAAACATTTTGTTGTAATGATAAATGATAAAATCTAgctatttgttttattattttttaaaaagttatacaaaaattaattagtaaatCAAAACTCATATTATGGATCAATTTTGTAAGAAtgtaactaaaaattaaaaaaaaaaaaagacaaattgCCGTTCAGATTTGTTTTCAAAAGGAAACTAAAATATTGttgagaaaaacataaaacctacaacaaaacccaaacaattaaaccaaaaactaaattccaaaaactaaaactcaCGAAAAAACTATTGCCGTTCAAGCCAACGTGTTTTCTTTTGACATATTaccaaatattataaaatatatattccttTTTACATGAAAATTGCGTTTTACTACGTGATCACTCCCAACTGAATTTTTACACCTACTAAAATAATGTCTAGCTACGAACAGCAAACCATGCCGTTAGTCTATTTTAGAGATTACATCTCGCAGCAAAGCCTCACACCATTTATACTATAGGGATACATTGAAATTGATGTTTAATTGGATAAcgaaaaactattaaaaatattgggAGTATGTAAGTACCGTGTATATATGTCTAATGTATGCATGTGAACACCTATATAGAGAGAGGAGTTGTGACTTGTGAATGGGAATCGAGGAAGGGTCCAAGGGAAAGAATCCACGAGAGAGAACTGCAAATCCGATGCTCTTCCAATTTCGTTTAAAAAAGTCTCTTTTTCTATACTCTAAAAACTATGTAGACGCGCATGTACACAACTTTATTTTCTTCCCTCGTTTGTAGTTAAAAGGTTACATACATATGCCGTATGCGTGTCTTagtgtatatatttttgttactgtttATTTTCTCGAGGTAAAAGAGACATTGTTGTTCGTTCTTCTTGTTGTTTTTGTCGTCTTTTtatgtgtatatttttataagattttGAGTTCTTCCATATGTCTTCTTCACATTCTCGTCTTTCTTGTTTCAGGACCGTTGTACTTGTACAACTATCTACAGTTACATAGGGTCTATTTATGCATGTATATGTACACGTAGATGTTATAACCTTTTCCGAAATAATTCCATTAATTTTGGTTATCATAAAAGTACGTGCActtgacttcttttttttttttttgacaaagagGTACGTGCACTTGACATTTTTCACATCTttcatttttagaaaataattggATTTGATTATGTCACTCGGAAGAGTTTTCCATTACTTAAAACTTTAGGTTTGCGtttctattttttgtgtttgggggtgttctttttttgttcaacgtTTTGGGGGTGTTATAGTTGCATTTTAGGTACTTCCCAATATACTACACTTAACAAATTCGttctgccaaaaaaaaaaagaaatcatcaTGTCCGCAAGGTTCTAAAGTTTATTGATGAACTgccatactttttttttctttttaatgaacTATACTTGtctaataaaaatttgtaatacTTACCCAATATTTGTAAAACGCATATCTATAATCTATGTATCCTTTTCAACGAACAATAGCCGGTACACTATCATCCAAATGCAAAGACAAAAGATAAGACTGCCAccgaaacagaaaaaaatataatgacaTGAAAAATGAAGGAATGATTTGAGAAGCCAAACAAAAAAGTTCAACAAGCatctataaaatatttagtCAATAAGCAACTATTTAGTTGTCTTTTTGGCGTTAAGATTTCACCAAAAATAGCAAACCCAACATTCGTTCTAATATTTCAGCCGTCCCTAgactctatatatatgttacattGTGTGCAAATTCACATAATAATTTAACTACACAAATTTATTGACgatttgttttttgaaatgTTTGTCTTGTGGTGTAGTAATCGTGAAAGTATTGTTTGCGAATCAGATTTGGTCAGTTgattatctattatatatattgactttCCTATAACAAACTTTTGTTTTCTGATTATGGAAATGTTGAATCCATGCAAGAAATAACAAGAACATAATTATGAAATATCAACATATCATATAGTTGAGACGTCTGATGTTCTTTCGTTTCTTTCAAATATTCACTTACTCTTTCGACGACTAGCGCTTGTACTTTGTACAAAGTGTGACATGTGCAGCATCCAATTGGTCAACCTTATATAATTATCGTATTGACTCAGATTTATTGATATAGTATCCCGGAAAATAGGGAATACAATAaacattttactattttattgcTTTATGAAAATAACACTAACGTCTCTCTCCTCGTTTTGCAAGATTGATTCCTTTAGGATATGAATCAGGATCCAGACAAAACTCATTAAGTTACTAAACTACGTACAATGTGTTAGCTATGCTAAACTTTCTTGAGAGTGATCTACCAAGGTGGGAGATTGACGAATTTATTATGAGCTGAAAATAACAGAGATGACGGAAAAACTTTAGAAGATATCacaggtatttttttttttaagatttccATATGTTAGAATGTTAGAACCTTGATGCCATTAACAAGCATCGAacttggaaaaaaaagaaactaatacCTTTTTAACATACTACTCCCATATGATGATCTATCAATCGTATATATACCATGATAGTGATAATATATGATGGTTGATATAACACTGATATTTTGAAACAAGTCTCATCTACTACATTTTATCATGTATGAGTTCGCTCAAGGAAGTGAGATCGATCCAAATTAAGAGACAAAAGCAACCGATTACAAGAAGatacaatatatatttgttaatataGTATCcagtatatatatttacaaaatacaataaaatagacatatctaaataaaatacttccaaattagtttttaaatgCTCTACATATAGTGGTCTTTCGGATGATTATATCTTTGATGATTTTGGTTGCTATCGATCTGTACTCTTTGATGATCTTATTCTTTACGTTGATGTTTTAAACATATTGCATGTTTGTTCAAACACTCAATATTGTTGGAGGTAAGTTCATTTTCCACGCAGTTTGCGACATGCGGGTGTTAAATTCATGAAAAGTCTCATACCTCTCGATGACTTATAACCTCATATGTCAGGCTCATCCGAAAATCCCACCAGATGAATACGGAAGCCGCTGGGACTTTGTCAAGAAGCTCACAAGATACTATTTATGTGAGAAAACTTAAAATTCAACCTTTTCTGGTCAAATAAGAGAGagtttttttaagatttttttttaaatatgagatAGTTGTATTAAAATACTCAAACAAGATCTCTTAAAATTTCACTTGTTCATCTATTATCAACACAAAGGTCATAAAAAGAAACTGcgatttaatataaataaaatttagaattaaatagaggaaaaaaatagttgacaaaaatGTAGAAGTTGTCTAGTTGACAGAAAAAAAGAGGGAAATACTATGTCAATTTTtagtttcaaagaaaaaaaaatactatgttCAATTTAAGGAACTGGTATCCAATGTCTAATTGGTTCCAGACTTCCAGTCTCCAAATCAACTAGCTAGACTTTCTGGTATGACTACATATCAATATTGTAATATAATAAAAGAACTGAGttgttatattaatttttttgtccaaaaaaagttatattaaaAGAACTGAGATCGATcgtaaaaaaagaaagaaccatagagagaaaaagttagagagaaATTTTGGGGTTCCGGCGGTCGGtcggcgcgtgagcgtccgtgccgcCGCCGGAGTCTTTTCCTCCTTCAGAATAAATCACCAGTCTTTGTCTCCTTCTCTCCTTCTCCGGTTTCTGTCTGTCGGAGCTCTGGTCACCCAACAATCGCCGGTGGTTGTGGTTCTGGAGTCACGACGCGGTTGCGGGAAGGAGGGGATGGTTTAGTTGAGTTTTCGGTTTCCGGGAGACGGAGGCTCTCACAGATCCGTCATCGCCGGACTTTGCATCCGCGGCGGGGAAGCTTCCTTAGTTCCGCCGTCGTCGGCTCTAGTCCCCGGGGGGTGAAGGCTTTCACAGCTTCGCGTCACCGGATCTCGTCCCCTTGTCCTTTTGGGTTTCGTccttttagtttaattttttctcTTCGCTTAGTTTTAggtttttttgtgtttttgctGGAGGAGAGTGAGGCTCTCCGGTGGAATCGGTTCAAGTTGCATGCGTTAATTTCTTTGGGTGGTTTCGGTGAACTGTGTTGGGGGAGCTCTCGCCATGGCGATTGATGCTCTCCAGTTTCAGAGGCCCAAAGAGGTTTGAAGTGAGATTTGGCGGAGCTGCAGTGCTCCGTTTTGGTCGAGAGATCCGAAGGCTGGATCTCCGACGAAGATGAGAGGTGGTGGAGATGAGGCGTCCGTGTGACACGTGCCCCTCGTCGTCGAGGATGGCAACACGTGTCCGTGCTTCGGAAAAGCTGGACATTCGACGCGGCTGCTCTCTTTCCTgtagagagattagggtttctCTTGTTGGGCCGGAAGGTTTTGGGCCCATTTGGTTATCGGGTTTAGTTGTAGTATGGGCTTTTATTGTAATGATTCTGGGCTTGGCCCAtatcctttaatatataaaatcatattgacggaaaaaaaaaaaaaaaaactgagatcGAGAGGCCAGCGCAGAACACAAGCAAACGTATTAGGTCAACCCTGACACTAAAACAAGTAAAGGAAAAAACGCGAAGAAAAGACAAATGACACAGAGACCTCTGTCAAGTATTTGATCACGTTATATATAGTTAAGGTTCAGCTACAGCTCATGTACCTATTAGTAATTGAATacagtattaaaaataaataagaaggaTTTGGTAATGATTAAAGGAGTAAAGAAGGTTAGGGGGGGATAAAGAGATAAAAGCTCAAGTACAAtgataaagaaaacaaagaagataAAGGATGAACACAAACATCCTCTttgataaacaaacaaacaatcacacTCACTGCCATATTTGTCCAAATCCCATTCACCTTCACATATACTCACATgtagatatatatattgctCAACCATTCTTATATTTGTAACCTATTCTTTGTGATTCAATATAGTTTTAGAAATTTGTCTTGGGAGTTTAAACTCCATCTAATTgtgtttttcttaaaaataccATGTAATTTATACAAATCTTTTAAGTTAGTATAGCTAAATGGTAAAATTTCTTAGTATGAAAAACCTACAACAGTTTACCTTCGTACATATTCTTGAGGGAAATTAGAGCATCTCTAATTCACCTCTATATTTGCCTCTCTATGCTATAATGGAGGAAAATCTACTCCAACCCAGCTCTATTTCTTCCCCTATAATAAAGATTActaatttctatatatttaggagaaaaaatagcattcctctataatagagatgtatttttttttatttacaaaatagtcTTTTAGCTTTTGTGATTATAACTAAAATACATGTTTACGAAGAAATACAATTTTTACATATAAATGCACAACTTTTTGTTTACatactaatttttaatttttataattataaataaaataaaaaagatataaattatttatgtttacatactaattattttattttaaagtcagatttttttatttaatgaatgatatctaaaattttatattgataattaaaactattaattaaaatttaattattaaaagtttcacataatttacatattgataacatattaaaattaaacttaaatATTGAAACAACTTAAtacttaaatattaatcaatacaACATAATGAAACAACTTAATACTCCGGTAAATTACTTCCGGATCCACAAAGattgttaaaatattatccAAACGACGTGGATAGAGGAGGAGCTAGCTGATTTTGTTTCTGGTGACTGTGCTTTTGTAAAATTCGTGCTTTCTCTGCTTGGAAATGTTCACAGACATTTGGATATTCTATGGAATTTAAgtcacaaaataaaattttgttttcttccttcGTCTCTTTTTAAAGCAAAATTTTGTCTTTGAATCTCCAATTGATGTTGTCTTTGTTCACTTGACTTCTTTAGGTTCTCTCAGAAATGTTTATTTCCTTCTTCTAGTGTATTGGAAGAGAAGCTCCACCCTCAGAAGTCCAAATACCACATGATGAAGATAACCGATTCCAAGAATTTCTAAGTCAATTCAGAAAAATCAAGAATAAGGAAGCTCATTTTTCACTTTGGAATGCATTAATTGACCATTTATGGAAAAACTATAGTAATGATGATGTTTAGATAATgtctattttgttttattattattttctaacgtcatttgtaataaaatgtttaatttaaataatattacaatTTTATGGAAAAAATCAAAAGTTATAATAAATGGGCTAATTTGCAACATTTATAAGTTAAATgtgttatttataaaataaaaaagaatcttttaagaatattcttttataaaagaaaaaatagagaaatatatTGGAGAGAAACCACATCTATTATAGAATTCTTCTATTACAAAAGAAGAAATAGAGGAATACATTAGAGATGGTCTTAGACCAAATGATCTAACTATAATTTATTAACTAACCAAAAACACACTCTTTCTCCTTCTTTCTTTTCgtatctctctctattctcttattacaaaactaattttttatagaCTATTTTACAAATAAGCGCTATTTTTGATTagcaaaaaaaagtaataaaattatTCTGTAGTTGAAAACCAATACTTAGAGGGATTCTTCCCACATAATCTAACcaataaaaattagtataatataaatttttaattaaattttaaaatcaaatagaATTTAACCAATAGAATGAAAACAAATGGAAGGAAAAGCTCTTCTAGATTTTTTGAGCCATTTGCaagaaaaatatacaataagtGCAAAATTTGCAAAAATggaaaaacacaaaaaaacatGGTTGTCAGTAATCTCTCTCTAGAGTATTTTACTATTTGCCCCTTACTCTAACTAGCTAgtctaaattaataaaaaaaccaattatattataaagtatatatatatacacacgtaATGATCGATCCAAGGCAAGCTTGAAAATCAGGGATGGAAGGCTTCACCTTAGCATGAAACAACTTCTTTGCAACCAAAGTCACGAAAAAAAGAATCTGGTCGCTTATAGTCAAAACCAAAGAACCTAAAGTAGTGATGTTCATCTTAAGCACTTCTACAGCTATAGCCATAAGATCTTTACACAAAGAAACTCCGATTTTACTATTATCGTCTTCTTCTTGATACACATAATTGAAAGTTTTTCATTGGCTCCTTTATGAGAACTACCGGCTTGAACCATCTTGTACTTGGACCATCCACGCTCACTAGCCTTGTTATAAAACCTCTCAGTATATAGTAACTATGTGAGTTAGCTGGATATACTCTCATTTATAtggataatttttaaattagctGGATATACTCTCATTTATATGGATACTTTTTAAATTAGCTAGATATACTCTCATTTATATGGATACTTTTTAAATTAGTATTGTTATATTCTGAATTATCTGGATATTTTACTTGTTAGCCATAAGATCTTTACACAAAGAAATTCCGGTTTTGCCATTATCGTCTTCTTCTTGATACACATAATTGAAAGTTTATCATCGGGTCCTTTATGAGAACTACCGGCTTGAACCATCTTGTACTTGGACCATCCATGCTCACTAGCCTTGTTACAAAACCCCTTAGTATGTATTAACTATGTGAGTTAGCTGGATATACTCTTATTTATAtggataatttttaaattagctGGATATACTCTCATTTATAtggataatttttaaattaatattgttatattCTGATTTATCTGGATATTTTACTTGTTAGCTGGtatgtaatttatatttacCAACTATTTGATCAATTGATGgttgttattttttatcaattcagATAAACAAATGACTAGATTACGTGTTCGGCTAAACATAGAATTAACTCTTTAACAAATTGCAGTACATATGATTAAAATAGTTGTTTAGCCGGATATAACTTTATAAgtataactatttttaatattagttttaaTTCCTAAACAACATATAATTCTTATTTGATGTCTCTTCGGCGACATCACCGATGTAAAGATTTTCTGCCAAATCTGATCTCTCCACTGGAAACGTGGTTTACACTTCCTACATCTTCACTGTTTCTTACTCTTTGTGGCGAAAATCAACAGTTGACTACAACCTCAATCTCATCATTcgatctcgtttttttttttgctgttctctcttctcttccgaAGGACTAGACGTAAGAGACGTTGTTATTAGAGAAAGCCATCTCGATCATGAATCAGCAAAAATGAAGTTCTAAAAAGAGAGAAACCAAGAACAAAAtccagaaaaaagaaaaaaacaaagttgtAGGGAGATacacaaaaaaagagagaataatCACAATTCTTGAAATAAACGAATACATTACATTGCTTCCATGACAATGGAGATAAGAAAGACAAAGATTTAATTCAACACCACGAAAAgtagaaagaaaaagagagtatGTTTTGCTTTAGATGAGTAGGGGTAAAATGGCTATTAGAAAAAAACAGATCATCATAAAAGTGGGTTTTCCATTTTTGCAAATATCATGGTTATCTGTGTATAGGAGGTGCAATTACTCATTTTTTAAAGTCTCTTTACCAAGAAGTGTTCTTCATTCATTCATTTTACTATTcatttattgttattatttttatgttgaGAAACGCACTGAGGTACTATTGTTGCGCATGGCCTTATGTGTATTGTTGGCACTCACAATATTAAAGCCCACGAGTCAATATGAAAAGTAGTGAACGACATGGGCTTCTTGCTATGGTTGTAATTGTGCAACGATTTAGCTAACGATAGTGTTAGCCACAAACATAGCCACGGCAAGGCCATTTATCATCTATTTGTGCAATCAGATCAAAATTAGAGGTGATAGAATATATTCGAAGTTGCCACTGAAAAGCCTGTGGCAATCCGTGGCCAGATTCACAATATTCGAACCAGCTATTCTGCTATGAATTTTCGGTAGACATATAGCCATTGTCTTTTTCAATGGCATATGTATTTAGATTAAACTGTGGGGTAGGTCTGTGATCATTCTAGACAAAGTGTTTCATTGTCAGTAGTTTATAGGTGTGAATTTCTAGGATAGTGCCAAGGATTTGCTAATACTAACTCCACCCAGTCATTGCACTACAATATCTTTCTTACAAAATtatcaaaacaccaaacttgATAATATATTTGGAATAGGTAGCATGTTCTCACTCACTACACACCTCCTTAGCCCTCAGACACTTTGTAGCTGCATATCATGACCACAAATAACTCCTTAAACAACACACACTAAGCAGTTTATAAACGACAAGACACAAAGTAACTCACAGATAATTAACAGTAACACAACTAGAAACGCCAAAACACCATATCATCAAGACGCTCGTTGGTCGGACTATTCCCACCGTGAACCAGCAAACCTTCCTCACCATCCTtaaccgcaaccgcaaacgcgcACCACCCACGTGGACTCGGCTTCTTCCCTTCCTCAGTACCATCCACAACCTTCTCCCAAACCAACGTCTCCGTATCAAGCCTATAAACCTCTCCAGACAACTTCCCAGCTCCCATATGCATCAGCTCATGCGGCTCCTCCTCACCACCATATACCACAATCTCTTTCCCCGAACGAACCGCCGGAAACACACTTCTCGCCGGCGGTACATCCCCGGTGGTCTCCACAGCGGTCCATTTACATGTACCCAAATCAAAGCAATGAATATCACCCAATTCATTACCGTCAAACCCAAACAAAACCCAAACCTTCCCTTCCACAACCACAAGCCCTGGTCCTCCTCTCCCTTTACAAGCTTCCCCACCCGCCGGATACTCAACCCACTTCCGACCAACCACGTCGTAGCCATGCAACGTGTTTACACGTCCTTTGGCAGTAACACCACCAAAGACGTAAACGTTACGATCATCACATGCCATGGAGTGGTAGCTACGACCGGGAAGCCCTTCCTCAACGGGAGACAGCAACTCCCACTTGTTTGTGAGAGTGTCGTAAGAGTAAAGGCCGTTGTATCTGCGAGTGTCGTCGCGGCCACCGTAGACATAGATCGTGGTGCCGATAGGGACCATTGAGACACCGAAACAGGGGAACGGAGCGTCCCCTGTTGCGGGGGCTATGGACCATTCTTGAGTCTCGAGATCGAAGACGTAGAGATCGTTGTCGATGTGGATCGTTGGTTTTAGCTCCCCGCCAAAGCAGTAGACTTTGTTGCCCACGACGGTAAGTGCATGTGAGCTTCTTGGTCCAGGACCTGATCCTTTCTGACTCACCTGGTTAACAATATCAAAATTGAAACTTTATTGATCTTACAATCGTATACAGAGGATCAAAGAAgcaatatgatttttttttaccttgaccCATTTGTTCTCAGCCACAGGACTCATACTGCAAATTTCGTTCAAGATGTATAAAAAAAGTGTTGTGTCTATTGTTATTGGTGTTGTGTGTActtaacttttatatatataggcaAATGCGGTATCAGTTATCACATCACCACAAGTTAAAATTCAAAGATTTCGTAAGACACGTTCCTTTGTTGCCAAATAAAATGGAGATACGTTACCATTTATAACaccaattatttttttattgtgacaaggaaaagaaaaatttgATT comes from Brassica rapa cultivar Chiifu-401-42 chromosome A02, CAAS_Brap_v3.01, whole genome shotgun sequence and encodes:
- the LOC103854521 gene encoding F-box protein SNE, which codes for MRPCAFNSCINLLSFNTNLSLSLSNTMSEKRIGMVEKSNNKRQRVNLVPTFSINDHHDVLVEILRRLDGPSLCSAACVCRLWSAVARNDSIWEELCFRQVSPRPSLSLRSVVSALGGYRCLYFLCIRPVLARLPKIIWSRDQLQLSLSLYCVHYYERLYVGAWLGDAPPSSLMFLRKPVNVV
- the LOC103854522 gene encoding nitrile-specifier protein 5; the protein is MSPVAENKWVKVSQKGSGPGPRSSHALTVVGNKVYCFGGELKPTIHIDNDLYVFDLETQEWSIAPATGDAPFPCFGVSMVPIGTTIYVYGGRDDTRRYNGLYSYDTLTNKWELLSPVEEGLPGRSYHSMACDDRNVYVFGGVTAKGRVNTLHGYDVVGRKWVEYPAGGEACKGRGGPGLVVVEGKVWVLFGFDGNELGDIHCFDLGTCKWTAVETTGDVPPARSVFPAVRSGKEIVVYGGEEEPHELMHMGAGKLSGEVYRLDTETLVWEKVVDGTEEGKKPSPRGWCAFAVAVKDGEEGLLVHGGNSPTNERLDDMVFWRF